A stretch of the Vigna radiata var. radiata cultivar VC1973A chromosome 7, Vradiata_ver6, whole genome shotgun sequence genome encodes the following:
- the LOC106767438 gene encoding gamma-glutamyl peptidase 5, with amino-acid sequence MEKKRFAVLMCAEDSEYVKKVYGGYSGVFVKMLEEEGETWDVYKVARGEFPEDDELFLYDGFVITGSCSDAHGNDTWVHDLLDLLNKLHSMNKKLLGICFGHQILGRALGGKVTRSPTGWDIGIRTITLSPSWSFSLTSLDLPPRLSIIECHRDEIQELPAKAEVIAWSEKTGIEMFKYGDHIMGIQGHPEYSKDILLHLIDRLIQGDCIMDAVGIQARERAALWEPDKEAWKRMCVNFLKGRL; translated from the exons ATGGAGAAGAAGAGATTTGCGGTGTTGATGTGTGCAGAGGATTCGGAGTACGTGAAGAAAGTCTACGGAGGGTATTCTGGGGTGTTCGTGAAAATGCTGGAGGAGGAAGGAGAGACCTGGGACGTGTACAAGGTGGCGCGTGGGGAGTTTCCGGAGGATGACGAGTTGTTTCTCTACGACGGCTTTGTCATCACCGGCAGCTGTAGCGACGCACATGGAAACGACACATGGGTTCATGACCTTCTCGACTTGCTTAACAAACTCCACTCCATGAACAAAAAGCTCCTCGGCATTTGTTTCGGCCATCAG ATTCTTGGGCGTGCACTGGGAGGGAAGGTGACTCGTTCTCCCACCGGTTGGGACATTGGTATCAGAACCATAACATTGTCACCGTCGTGGTCATTCTCGTTGACATCCCTTGACCTTCCACCGAGGCTTTCCATCATCGAATGCCACAGGGATGAG ATCCAAGAGCTACCTGCGAAGGCAGAGGTGATTGCTTGGTCGGAAAAGACAGGAATTGAAATGTTCAAATATGGAGATCACATAATGGGAATCCAAGGGCACCCTGAGTATTCAAAAGACATTCTTTTGCACCTGATCGACCGTCTCATTCAAGGAGACTGCATCATG GATGCTGTTGGTATTCAAGCAAGGGAAAGGGCTGCACTGTGGGAGCCAGATAAGGAGGCTTGGAAGAGAATGTGTGTGAACTTTTTGAAGGGTCGATTGTGA